In a single window of the Synechococcus sp. HK05 genome:
- a CDS encoding choice-of-anchor I family protein, with protein sequence MAFLRAPQSSVDLGGAEIVAYDNDRSIAAVITGGSTLSLVSYRKGLNSPKVVGELDLPGNAQSVDINKDGLIAVAVAVNDRNDGRIYFYQINNNGATPKGSVEVGNLPDSISFTPDGKTLVSANEGEPNEFYGTEDGVDPEGSISVVRINARKPGRSKVSSLDFSGYSTEELRGRGVRISGENPNPLQDIEPEYVSISDDGREAFITLQENNAIARVDIKQGKIKDIFSQGLKDWSGTEIDTTDKDGVYAPGMRTVFGLRMADGLDTFRHQGKTYVITANEGDGRVRPDDVNFEATLADGTTYSYGDNLVEGALSSIEDELTGATIYVYGAADVGNRGNFEADQGDELFITLKYGPVSDDEFYSDELRAGKLSEGDATLISEGRLKTVKDANDSITGVKTFGGRSFSIYTANGKLVYDSGNLLDQITNAAGFYDDGRSDDKSVEPESVVTALIGKRRFAFIGLERPYNQNDPEELGTFIPVFEITKPNKPSYVGAFSAAESLSPEGLHWVSGGNRGGHLLVANEVSGTLDAFRFNLGMI encoded by the coding sequence ATGGCATTTCTTCGCGCACCACAATCAAGCGTGGACCTCGGTGGCGCAGAGATCGTTGCGTATGACAACGATCGCAGCATTGCTGCCGTGATCACGGGTGGATCCACCCTCTCGCTGGTGAGCTATAGGAAAGGACTGAACAGCCCCAAGGTGGTCGGCGAGCTGGATCTACCGGGCAATGCGCAGAGCGTAGACATCAACAAGGATGGGCTGATCGCCGTCGCTGTAGCAGTCAACGATCGTAACGACGGCCGCATTTACTTCTACCAGATCAATAATAACGGTGCCACACCGAAAGGAAGCGTTGAGGTTGGCAACCTACCGGATTCAATCAGCTTCACACCGGATGGTAAAACTCTGGTAAGCGCCAATGAGGGCGAACCCAACGAGTTCTACGGCACCGAGGATGGCGTCGACCCCGAAGGCAGCATCTCAGTGGTGCGCATCAACGCGCGCAAGCCCGGCCGTTCGAAGGTGAGCAGCCTCGATTTCTCTGGCTACAGCACCGAAGAATTGCGAGGCCGGGGAGTCCGCATCAGCGGAGAGAACCCCAATCCGCTGCAAGATATCGAACCCGAATACGTGAGCATCAGCGATGACGGGCGGGAAGCCTTCATCACGCTGCAGGAAAACAACGCCATCGCCCGCGTTGACATCAAACAAGGCAAGATCAAAGACATCTTCAGCCAGGGACTGAAGGATTGGTCTGGCACCGAGATCGACACCACAGACAAAGACGGCGTGTATGCACCCGGGATGCGCACCGTCTTCGGTCTGCGGATGGCCGATGGCTTGGACACCTTCCGCCATCAGGGCAAGACCTATGTGATCACGGCCAATGAAGGCGATGGCCGCGTGAGACCCGACGATGTGAATTTTGAAGCCACCCTCGCCGATGGCACCACCTATTCCTATGGCGACAATCTCGTTGAGGGTGCACTCAGCTCGATCGAGGATGAGCTCACTGGAGCCACCATCTACGTGTATGGCGCTGCAGACGTGGGCAACCGCGGCAACTTCGAAGCGGATCAAGGCGATGAACTGTTCATCACCCTGAAGTACGGACCCGTGAGCGACGATGAGTTCTACAGCGATGAACTGCGTGCAGGGAAGCTGAGCGAGGGTGATGCCACCCTCATCAGCGAAGGGCGGCTCAAAACCGTGAAGGATGCCAACGATTCGATCACAGGCGTGAAGACCTTCGGTGGGCGGAGCTTCAGCATCTACACCGCTAACGGAAAGCTGGTGTACGACTCCGGCAACCTGCTAGACCAAATCACCAACGCCGCAGGCTTCTATGACGATGGCCGCAGCGACGACAAGAGCGTTGAACCGGAGTCGGTGGTCACGGCCTTGATCGGCAAACGCCGCTTTGCCTTCATCGGCCTGGAGCGCCCCTACAACCAGAACGATCCGGAGGAACTGGGCACCTTCATTCCGGTGTTTGAGATCACCAAGCCCAACAAGCCTTCCTATGTGGGCGCCTTCAGTGCGGCTGAGTCGCTGTCACCGGAAGGGCTCCACTGGGTTTCAGGCGGCAACCGCGGCGGCCATCTGTTGGTGGCCAACGAAGTGAGCGGAACTCTCGATGCGTTCCGCTTCAATCTCGGCATGATCTGA
- a CDS encoding CP12 domain-containing protein encodes MENIAAHLAKLKAELDQARQSGDTAKINHLASELKDLEAYQQHHPGEQKDPSPLEVYCDLNPQAPECLVYDD; translated from the coding sequence TTGGAGAACATCGCAGCCCACCTGGCCAAGCTGAAGGCTGAGCTCGATCAGGCCCGCCAGAGCGGTGACACGGCCAAGATCAACCACCTCGCGAGCGAGCTCAAGGATCTGGAGGCCTACCAGCAGCACCACCCCGGCGAGCAGAAGGATCCCTCACCGCTGGAGGTGTATTGCGACCTCAACCCACAAGCCCCTGAGTGCCTCGTGTACGACGACTGA
- a CDS encoding DUF3136 domain-containing protein has translation MSQQDARITIGELEANYQLYCKALKMLIAEKRTLNKIQRTVCWGRLETLHHCLPKHYKSPQYLYAQLTRDEQKVAT, from the coding sequence ATGAGCCAACAGGATGCGCGGATCACCATTGGCGAATTGGAGGCCAATTACCAGCTGTATTGCAAAGCCCTGAAGATGTTGATCGCTGAGAAGCGAACCCTCAACAAGATTCAGCGCACCGTGTGTTGGGGGCGACTCGAGACACTGCATCATTGCTTACCCAAGCACTACAAGTCGCCCCAATATCTCTACGCCCAACTGACGCGAGACGAACAAAAGGTTGCGACCTGA